A part of Miscanthus floridulus cultivar M001 chromosome 6, ASM1932011v1, whole genome shotgun sequence genomic DNA contains:
- the LOC136460897 gene encoding putative clathrin assembly protein At4g25940: MTPLSMESNLGGGFDKLTLDSLYDDGTYRQMQQQQLYGSAPPNPFMASDPFAVSNQVAPPASVQMAAMAPQPQHLPMMIEANPFGPTQQHHAGIAPAANPFLDAGFGAFSAVNGMHPQTSNWSAIAFLRQTVTSQGIAMLHPLHLALP, from the exons ATGACTCCACTGTCTATGGAGAGTAATTTG GGTGGTGGATTTGACAAGCTCACATTGGACAGCCTATACGATGATGGAACCTACAGGCAGATGCAGCAACAACAGCTATACGGCTCAGCCCCTCCCAATCCCTTCATGGCAAGCGATCCGTTCGCCGTGTCAAATCAAGTAGCTCCCCCAGCGTCAGTTCAAATGGCAGCCATGGCTCCACAGCCCCAGCATTTGCCCATGATGATTGAAGCAAACCCCTTCGGACCAACACAGCAGCATCACGCGGGAATCGCTCCTGCAGCAAACCCCTTCCTCGACGCCGGGTTCGGTGCGTTCTCGGCAGTAAATGGAATGCATCCACAGACAAGCAATTGGTCTGCAATCGCTTTTCTCCGTCAGACCGTCACCAGTCAAGGAATCGCCATGTTGCACCCGCTTCATCTCGCCCTTCCATAG
- the LOC136456425 gene encoding uncharacterized protein, protein MEVKMELSIVRAMAEGTPCLYINQEFQQGEAPVVIPPAPNAFALSQNNKEASFMDYSFSTYLMWHLNASSIASYFNSAQIQKLIDNLNKTFCNGDNLNKTFCNGSSPSEGSHRTYIG, encoded by the exons ATGGAGGTAAAAATGGAACTCTCCATCGTGCGGGCGATGGCGGAGGGAACACCCTGCCTCTATATCAATCAAGAGTTCCAGCAAGGAGAGGCTCCTGTCGTTATACCACCAGCCCCAAATGCTTTTGCGCTTTCTCAAAATAACAAAGAAGCTTCCTTTATGGATTATTCTTTCTCGACATATCTGATGTGGCATCTAAATGCATCATCAATTGCAAGCTATTTCAATTCTGCTCAG ATTCAGAAGCTTATTGACAACCTCAACAAGACATTCTGCAACGGTGACAACCTCAACAAGACATTCTGCAACG GTTCATCACCAAGTGAAGGTTCACATAGGACCTACATTGGCTGA
- the LOC136458773 gene encoding putative D-cysteine desulfhydrase 2, mitochondrial, whose product MRPTPALAAGRRTVASFLSSTEWMLPSPATRVHTISVLPSRPEFTFSNLTPPLRNGGGNGGETGNPRFQIVRDDLLHPLANGNKARKLDALLPVLRHCGATDIVTCGGCQSAHAAAVAVHCAEWGIRPHILLRGEQLDVPTGYNLISLMFGNVTYASRSLYAQRDEMLYEHAIKVAGSSGTVMWADEVIGKDLGVDTIDGNGSRRVMIVKEGAGSVQALLGKKGFFLASFHFSFMITHDVSTANKIK is encoded by the exons ATGCGGCCGACGCCGGCGCTCGCCGCCGGCCGACGCACGGTAGCAAGCTTCCTATCCTCCACGGAATGGATGCTTCCGTCTCCGGCCACCCGAGTCCACACCATCTCCGTCCTTCCCTCTCGTCCCGAGTTCACCTTCTCCAACCTCACGCCGCCGCTCAGGAATGGCGGCGGCAACGGGGGAGAGACTGGCAATCCTAGGTTCCAGATAGTACGGGACGACCTCCTCCACCCGCTCGCCAACGGCAACAAGGCGCGCAAGCTCGACGCCCTCCTGCCCGTCCTCCGCCACTGCGGCGCTACTGACATC GTTACATGTGGGGGTTGCCAGAGCGCCCATGCCGCAGCCGTCG CGGTTCATTGTGCCGAATGGGGAATCAGGCCACATATACTGCTGAGAGGCGAGCAACTGGATGTTCCCACAGGGTATAATCTGATCTCATTGATGTTTGGCAATGTGACATATGCCTCTCGGTCTTTGTATGCCCAAAGAGATGAGATGCTTTATGAGCATGCCATAAAGGTTGCAGGATCTAGTGGCACAGTGATGTGGGCAGATGAAGTTATAGGAAAGGATTTGGGTGTAGACACCATTGATGGAAATGGTTCAAGAAGAGTAATGATTGTTAAGGAAGGGGCAGGTAGTGTTCAAGCACTGCTTGGTAAGAAGGGATTCTTTTTGGCTAGTTTCCATTTTTCATTCATGATTACACATGATGTTTCTACtgccaataaaataaaataa